In Salmonella enterica subsp. enterica serovar Typhimurium str. LT2, a single window of DNA contains:
- the hemB gene encoding 5-aminolevulinate dehydratase (porphobilinogen synthase) (similar to E. coli 5-aminolevulinate dehydratase = porphobilinogen synthase (AAC73472.1); Blastp hit to AAC73472.1 (335 aa), 93% identity in aa 12 - 335): MTDLIHRPRRLRKSAALRAMFEETTLSLNDLVLPIFVEEELDDYKAIDAMPGVMRIPEKQLAREIERIANAGIRSVMTFGISHHTDDTGSDTWKEDGLVARMSRICKQTVPEMIVMSDTCFCEYTSHGHCGVLCEHGVDNDATLANLGKQAVIAAAAGADFIAPSAAMDGQVQAIRQALDAAGFTDTAIMSYSTKFASSFYGPFREAAGTALKGDRKTYQMNPMNRREAIRESLLDEAQGADCLMVKPAGAYLDVLREIRERTELPLGAYQVSGEYAMIKFAAMAGAIDEEKVVLESLGSIKRAGADLIFSYFALDLAEKNILR, from the coding sequence ATGACAGACCTTATCCATCGCCCTCGCCGCCTGCGCAAATCCGCTGCGCTGCGCGCTATGTTTGAAGAGACAACACTTAGCCTGAACGACCTGGTGTTGCCGATCTTTGTTGAAGAAGAACTCGACGATTACAAAGCTATTGATGCCATGCCCGGCGTAATGCGTATCCCGGAAAAGCAGCTGGCGCGAGAGATTGAACGTATCGCAAATGCTGGCATTCGTTCCGTTATGACCTTCGGCATTTCTCACCATACTGATGACACCGGCAGCGATACCTGGAAAGAAGACGGTCTGGTGGCAAGAATGTCCCGCATCTGTAAGCAAACCGTGCCGGAGATGATCGTCATGTCCGACACCTGCTTCTGCGAATACACCTCGCACGGCCACTGCGGCGTGTTGTGCGAACACGGTGTGGATAACGATGCGACGCTGGCCAACCTCGGCAAGCAGGCCGTTATCGCGGCGGCGGCTGGAGCAGATTTTATTGCGCCCTCCGCGGCCATGGATGGACAAGTCCAGGCTATCCGCCAGGCGCTGGATGCCGCCGGTTTTACCGATACGGCAATAATGTCCTACTCCACCAAGTTCGCCTCTTCTTTCTACGGCCCTTTCCGTGAAGCAGCGGGTACCGCGTTAAAAGGCGACCGCAAGACGTATCAAATGAATCCGATGAACCGCCGTGAAGCGATTCGCGAATCACTGCTCGACGAAGCCCAGGGCGCGGATTGCTTGATGGTGAAACCGGCCGGCGCGTATCTGGACGTGCTGCGTGAAATCCGCGAACGCACAGAGTTGCCGCTTGGCGCTTACCAGGTGAGCGGTGAATACGCCATGATTAAATTTGCTGCTATGGCTGGCGCCATCGATGAAGAAAAGGTCGTGCTGGAAAGTCTGGGCTCGATTAAACGCGCCGGCGCCGATTTGATTTTCAGCTACTTCGCACTGGATCTGGCTGAGAAAAATATTCTGCGTTAA